The DNA window CGCTCGTCTGCGTTCAGATAAGGCTCCAGGGTCTGCAAACGCTCCGCTTGGGTTTCGGCACGAACGGCACTGACAACGAGTCGGTGATAGTCGGATAGGCGCTTGGGCGGAAGCAGATAGCGCGATCGCGCGCAAACCTCGTAGACGGCATCGCCCAAATACGCCAACACGGCCGGCGACAAACGCTGGGCAGCGAGAGCGCTAGTGGGGTCGGTGTCGAACCCCGCACGCAAGCAGTCGAGTTGCACGCTCAAAAATTCGCGCGCGTCGCCATCAGTTGGCAACGCCCTGGAGGAAACTACATCTGGCGTAGCATCGTCGCGAGCTGCCGCTGACATGGGGACCCCCCTAACGAACCCGCCAGCGGGAGTTTGCCGACGACCCAAACGCTTCCGATAGTAGCATTGCTCCCTAGCAGGCAGATTTGGGTATTTGCCAGCCCGACAGATGAGCAACTACTGGGTCTCAGCCTGGGCGATCGCGTCTTCGAGCGTCGGTTTTAGGGATAAGAACTTCTCCAAGCGCACGAGCTTAACCGTCTGTGTCACGCGGGCGTTGGTTACAACTTGGAGAGAGCCACCGGCTGTTTGAGCGAGTTTGACGAGCTGTACAAGCGCGCCCAGTCCGGAGCTATCGATGAAGTCAATCTGCGCGAGTACGAGAATGACGTGTTTCGGCGCGTTTTCTTCTTCAATGAAGGTGCCAATAGTCTTGCGCAGGGCCGGCTCGGAAAAGGCATCGAGCAAGCCGGTCAAGCGAAAAATTTGTATGTTGTCCTTGACTTCGCGCGTGCCTCTGAGGCTGACAGTCAGGGTGAGCGGTTCAGGAATGGCTCCCTCCTCCGGCGTTGGCAGTGCCGGTCGGTATTGCGAAACCGTATTCTAGCTCATCGCGCGGTCGCAGAGGACGATAGGTTTTCAGCCGTGCGATCGCGCATCATACTGACGAATTGTGCGAACAAATAATCGGCATCGTGGGGACCGGGACTGGCTTCGGGGTGGTACTGCACCGAGAAAATTGGCAAGGTTTTGTGGCGCAGGCCGGCCACCGTGCGATCGTTCAAGTTGAGGTGAGTGATCTCGACGTCGGGCCCGAGCGACTCTTCGCGTAAAGCAAAACCGTGATTCTGGCTGGTGATTTCCACGTGCTGGCTCAACCCACAGGGCTGGTTGAGACCGCGATGCCCGAATTTGAGCTTAAAGGTTTCGCCGCCAAGGGATAGCCCGACAATCTGGTGCCCCATACAGATCCCGAAAATCGGCTTGTCGGCTGCCAATAGAGCGCGCGTGGTAGCAATGCCGTCGCCGACGACGGCTGGGTCGCCCGGACCGTTGGACAGGAAGATCCCGTCGGGTTCGTATTTGAGAATGTCCTCAGGTGGAGTGCCGGCCGGCACCACGATAACGCGGCATCCGTAGCTCGCCAGGCGACGCAGGATATTGCGCTTGACGCCGAAGTCGATCGCGACGACCGTCAGGGGCGACCCGCCGCCGACAGCATCGGTCGGGCGATATTCCCAGATGCCATCCGTCGGGTCGGACCATTCGTAGATGTCTTTCGTCGTTACTTCGTTGACGAGGTTGAGCCCTTCCATACAGGGAGCGGCTTGCACTTTGCGCAGCAATTCGTCGGCATCGAGCACGGTGTTAGAGATCGCGCCGTTCATCGCACCGGAGGAGCGCAGGATGCGAGTAAGAGCGCGGGTGTCGATCCCGTAGATGCCTGGAATACTGTTCTCTTGGAGATATGCGTCGAGGGTGCGTTGCATTCGCCAGTTGCTGGGCGTGCGGCACAGGTTGCGGGCGACGACACCCCTGACATGGGGTTGCGCCGACTCTTCGTCTTCGTCGTTGACACCGGTATTACCTAGCTCGGGGTAAGTGAAGGTGATAATCTGACCGCGATAGCTGGGATCGGTGAGGACTTCCTGGTAGCCGGTCATGCCGGTGTTGAACACGACTTCGCCGATCGCCGTGCCGGTTGCGCCAAAGGCACGACCGCGGAATACCGTGCCGTCAGCGAGGACGAGAAGAGCGGGTTTTACGTCTGCAAGCGCCACAATTTCTGTTTGACTCCGTACCGAACGACCTTACGCCTGGGAGCGACTGCCCCGCCGGCGTGAGTTCGCTCCTTACTCTACCAGCTCCGTGCCAGCGCGCTGCCGCCGGCGTCAGGCTTTGATGACGCGCTTTTAGCAAGGCGATCGCCACGTCGGTAGCAAGTCTGTCGGAGCAAGTCTTAAGTGTTGTCTTGATTGCTTAGAAATTGCACGAGCGCCTGCAGTTTTTCCCATGCTGCCCCGCTTTTGAGAAGCTCGCGGGCGCGATCGCAGCCCTCCCGATGCGCGCCGAGGGTGACAACGCCACCCACTTGCAGGGCTAGCGACGCGTTTAATGCCACCACATCTTGCTGGGCTGCAGTGCCTTTGCCTTGCAGGACAGCGGTCAGAATTGCAGCGTTTTCCTCGACTTCACCACCGTGCAAAGCCCCAGTTGGTGCAGTTGCCAAGCCCAGTGCCTGTGGGTCGAGAACGGACAGAGCGATCTCGCCGCGATCGAGTACCGCCAGATCGGTCGCATCGGCCAGACCGGCTTCATCGAGGCGCTCGCGGCCGTGTAGCACGATCGCCCGCTCCATCCCCAACTCGCGCAAGGCTTGCGCCACTGTGTCGACGAGTCCCGAGTCGAACACTCCCAGCACTTGCCCGGTCGGGTGCAGCGGATTCACCAGCGGTCCGAGCAAATTAAATGCCGTACGCACCTTCAGGGTTTTCCGCAGCGGTACGACGGCTTTCATAGCTGGGTGCCAACCCGGTGCAAATAAAAATGTAATGCCGACTGCCGCGAGCGCCGCCCGCGCGGCATCTGGTGTCGCGGTTAAGTTGACCCCGAGAGATTCCAAGACATCTGCCGAGCCAACTTTGCTCGACGCGGAGCGGTTGCCGTGCTTGGCAACCTCGATCCCGGCCGCTGCCGCCACGAACGCCACTGCCGTGGAAATGTTGAAGGTTCCGGCCCCGTCTCCACCCGTCCCGCAGGTGTCGATGACCGGCGCGGTATGTGCGATCGCCTCTGCTTGCCTCGATTGAGCTTGCAGGACTTGGGCCATTCCTGCCAGTTCGAAGGCCGATACCCCTTTGGCTTGGATCGCAGCCAAAATTGCCCCAGACAGCACGGGCGGGATCGCTTCGTCGAGCCAGCCGCGCATCAGTTTTGCAGCCTGCTCGCGGGTTAGCGATTGGCGGTCGAGCAATTGTTGTAGCAGTCCGGACCAGTCCGTCGCGATCGCATCATCTTGCACCATTGGGTTCTTATCGCCAGTCTCGATGTCGTTAGTAGTTGTGTCGTCTGGGTTGACGACCTCGATTTTACCCGCGGGCAATCGTCCTTGGGTGGTCTTCCCAACTTCGGTATATCGGAAGACTACAAACCCTCGCGTCGATGCTCGACGCGAACGCCTGTATTTTCAATGATGCTGGCTCGTCCCAGCCATCGCTCCAGCTAGCGCCCTGCAGGCAGTCAGTTGATAAATCCGCTCAACACGACAAGCAAACCGCCAACAAGGGCCAGAATGGTTAGCACGAGGCCGGCATTTGGACTGCCCTGCCAAGAGTAGTTCTCGTCGCCGTTCTTTCGGTCTGCCACGGGAAGTACCTCCCCTTGCATTTCTGCTTTTTATGATGGCATTTGCTGGGCGGGGTGTAGCGCGATCGCGGCTAGTTTACGGCCACCGGACTACCTTGAACTACCAGCACCGAGCACGGTGCATTGTGCACAACGTAGTTGCTGACACTGCCGAGGAGCAGTTCGGCAACACCGCGCCGCCCGCGCCGCCCGATAACGATCAAATCGGCACCCCAGGTATCCGCGACATCCACAATCCAGTGGCCGGCTTCGCCCATGCGCCACTCGGCCGATACATTAATTACTCCGTTCTTCTCTGCCTCCTTGCGGAAGGACTGCAACCACTCCTCGGATTCAGCAACGCTGCGCTCGATGTGATCCTGCAACAGCTGCGAATTGATCAGTCCGCTTTGCCCGTAAAGCGTCCCGTATGTTCCAATACCATCTTCTCCAAAGGGGATCGTATTCAGCAGCATGAGTTCCGCCTCGTCAGACGCTGCGACGACTCGCGCGCGAGCAAACACCTCCTGACTCTCGGGCGAACGATCCAATGCAGCGAGAACTTTGTTGTATCCCATGACTGACATTTCTCCATCAACGTGCGATCAGTTGTTTTGGCTTCAATATTCAGTAACGACTGACGTGCATGCCATCGCGGCGCGGCGCGGCTCGCCCGCTACCCGAGTGTAGGGATCGGTGGGGGCGGTTGCGATCGCAATCGTTACCTCCAATTCCGTAGTAACACTGCAACATCGCCACACGGCGATCGCGATAGAAAACGCAACCTGCGCGCTTACTGCTGGCACGCAGTTGAGCGAGTATCCTTTGAGAAGGTAAATCGAGTGCGTTTTTCGCCCGAGCTCACCCTTTGCTTACCTGCCTTGTATGGAAGTCAGCGAACTCCTTTCTCGCTACGCCGCCGGACAGCGGAAATTTGCCAACGTCGATCTCAGCGGTCGCAATCTCTGGGGGGCAGATCTCGTCGACATCGTTCTCGAGGGTGCCAACCTGCAGGGCGCGTCGCTCACCTTTGCATACCTCACCGGAGCCGATTTCACCGGTGCTGATTTCACCGGTGCCGTCCTCGGCGGTGCCAATCTCAATCAGGCTTGCTTGCACGCAGCTTGCCTGCATAATGCCGACTTCCACGGTGCAAGTTTGGCGAAAGCCGATCTCGGCGATGCCAATCTCAGCCTAGCCAGCCTCCTGGATGCTAATCTCTGCGAAGCCGATCTGCGCGGCGCGAACTTGACGCGCGCAAACCTCAATGGTGCTTGCTTGCGCAGTGCCAACTTGCGCGAAGAGCAGCGCAAGATCGTCAAGCTGACGCACGCGACGCTCCGTAAAGCCGATCTTAGAGAGGCTAACTTACGCCATGCCGACCTCAGCGGCGTCGACTTGCGCGGTGCAAACGTGCAGGGAGGAAACTTGCGCGGTGCCGATCTCGCGGCGGCCGATCTGAGTTATGCCGACTTCAAGCGGGCTATGTGCGCGGATGCCAACTTCTATCGCGCGCAGATGCGCGGGAGCGACCTCGCAGCTGCCAATCTCGAACGGGCAGTATTATCGGGTGCCAATCTCAGCGGAGCAGATCTCCGCAACGCCATAGCTCGCGATGCCAAGTTTGACGATGCCAATCTATCGGAAGCTATTCTCGTTGCGGCAAAGCTCAACCGCGCCGACCTGCAGCGGGCGAATTTGTCCGAAGCCGACCTCCAAGAAGCAGTTCTCATCGAGGCCTACCTGGCCCGCACGCAGTTCAGAAACACCGATCTCACGGCCGCTAACTTCCTACGCGCTGAACTGAGCAGCGTCGATCTCACGGGCACGATCCTCAGCGAGACGACTATGCCCGACGGGACGGTGCAGTACTGAAGCCCGACTCCACTGTTCGATTTCGATGCAAGCGGGAGGGCGCGTGCAGACGGCTCGCGGAATGGTTAAATAACATTAAGAAAGTTTTCGCCCGCCTGCTTGCGGTGCGTCTCTCCGTCATTCGCGCCGATTCAATTCATCTTAAGAACTGGCTATGGTTGCACCGGAACAAGTCGATCGCATCGTTTGGAATCTACATCACGACCCGTTTGAGATTTTGGGACCCCACCTCGTTGATAGCGATGACAGCACGCGTGGGTGGGTCGTTCGTGCTTATCTTCCGCAAGCAGAAGCTGCTTGGGTGGTTCGTCCCGACGCGCGCCGCGAATACCCAATGCAGTCGGTGCATAACCCACACTTTTTTGAGTGCGAAATTCCCGTTCCCGACTTGGCGAATTATCAACTGCGCGTTAAGGAAGCCGAACGCGAGCGAGTCATCTACGATCCCTATGCGTTTCGGTCTCCAAAGCTATCGGAGTTCGACCTCCATCTATTTTCCGAAGGAAACCATCACCGCATCTACGAAAAACTCGGGGCGCATGTAACGACAATCGACGGTGTTTCCGGCGTTTACTTTGCCGTGTGGGCACCTAACGCGCGCAATGTTTCCGTTTTAGGGGACTTTAACTCTTGGGACGGGCGCAAGCACCAGATGCGCAAGCGCAACTTCAGCGTCTGGGAACTCTTTGTTCCGGACGCCACCTACGGTGCATCCTACAAGTACGAGATCAAAAACTGGGAAGGTCATATTTACGAAAAAACCGATCCCTACGGATTCCATCAGGAGGTTCGCCCCAAGACCGCATCCGTCGTTGCCGATCTCGAAGACTACTCATGGAACGATTCCGAGTGGCTGGAACAGCGCCGTCACACCGACCCGCTTTCGAAACCGGTCTCGGTATATGAGGTTCATTTGGGGTCTTGGCTGCATACCTCAATAGACGACCCCGTGCGATCGCTCAACGACAACGTTGCTCCCGTGCAGGTGTCGGATTACAAACCGGGAGCGCGTTTCCTCACGTACTACGAACTTGCCGACAAACTGATTCCCTACGTTAAAGAACTGGGCTTTACCCATGTGGAGCTGCTGCCGATCGCCGAGCACCCCTTTGACGGTTCTTGGGGCTACCAAGTAACGGGATATTACGCGCCCACCTCCCGTTTCGGCACGCCGCAAGACTTCATGTACTTTGTCGACAAGTGCCACGAAAATGGCATCGGCGTCATCGTCGACTGGGTACCCGGGCACTTCCCTAAGGACGGTCACGGTCTTGCCTTTTTCGATGGCACGCACCTGTACGAACATGGCGACCCCCGCAAGGGCGAGCACAAGGAATGGGGCACGCTGGTCTTCAACTACAGTCGCAACGAGGTGCGAAACTTCCTCGTTGCCAATGCGGTGTTTTGGTTTGACAAGTACCACATTGATGGCATTCGCGTCGATGCCGTAGCGTCGATGTTGTATCTGGACTACCAGCGCAAACAAGGTGAGTGGGTCGCTAACGAGTACGGCGGTCGCGAGAACCTAGAGGCTGCGGAATTCCTGCGTCAGGTTAACTCTGTCCTGTTCGGTTACTATCCGGGCGTGCTGTCGATCGCGGAGGAATCAACAGACTGGCCGATGGTGTCGTGGCCGACATATGTGGGCGGTTTGGGCTTCAACCTCAAGTGGAACATGGGTTGGATGCACGACATGTTGGACTACTTCCACATGGACCCTTGGTTCCGCCAGTTCCATCAGAACAACATCACCTTCAGCATGTGGTATTTTCACAGCGAAAACTACATGCTCGCGCTTTCCCACGACGAAATCGTCCACGGCAAGAGCAATATGCTCGGCAAAATGCCGGGTGACGAATGGCAAAAGTTTGCCAGTTTGCGTGCCCTCTACGGCTACATGTTTGCCCACCCCGGCAAGAAAACGCTGTTTTCTTGTATGGAATACGGGCAATGGAATGAATGGAATGTCTGGGCGGATTTGGATTGGTGGCTGCTTCAATTCGAACCGCACCAAAACCTCAAGCGATTCGTGGGCGACCTCAACGCACTGTATTGTCGCGAACCGGCATTGTACGAGCGCGACTTCGAGCGCGACGGTTTTGCTTGGATCGATTGCAGCGACAACCGCCACAGTGTTGTCTCGTTCTTGCGCCGCGGCAAGGATCCGGACGAACTCATCGTGGCTGTATGCAACTTTACACCCCAGCCCCACAGCCACTACCGCATTGGCGTGCCGGAGGCAGGTTTTTACAGCGAGTTGCTCAACAGCGACGCAGGTCAGTATGGCGGCAGCAACATGGGCAATATGGGCGGTAAGTGGACCGACGAATGGGCGTATCACAACCAGCCGTATTCGCTCGACTTGTGCTTGCCGCCGCTGGGCGTCCTGCTCTTTAAGCGCGATCGCGATCGCTCGGAAACGGTTGAGACCGAAGCTGAGAGCTAATACAGCTGCCTTACCGCTCTGCCGGTCGGTGTCAATTGCACGTTCGACTAAGTGGTAAGGTTGCTTGCCGAACTATCGGGTCTTGAGCGATCGCGTCTGGCTGCGTTCAGATTGTGACGGGCGACCGCACGAGACTCACGAAATTCGCAAGCAGCTGCAAGCCAGCGTGGGATGATTTTTCCGGATGGAACTGCGCGGCCATCACGTTGTCGATCGCGATCGCAGCGGTGACGGTTTGGGTGCCGTGGGTCACCGTAGCGGCATCAACCTGTTGCGGGTCCTGCGGGGCGACGTAGTAGGAGTGGACGAAGTACATCTGTGGGTGCAGTGGCATGTCTCGCCAGAGTGGATGCTGCGGCTGCACCAAATTCAGCGCGTTCCAACCCATGTGCGGGATGGCAATGCCCGGTTCCGGGTGAAAGTGCCGCACCGTTCCAGTAACGATGCCCAAACCAGGCTCGTTGCCTTCCTCGGATGAATCGCACAGCACCTGCATCCCCAAGCAAATGCCCAGAAATGGCTTACCCGAGGCGATCGCGGCTTTGATAGGTTGTTCTAGATCGCGCTCGCGCAGGCGGCGGGCGGCCGGATCGAAGGAGCCGACACCGGGCAGGACGACGGCATCGGCGTGCAAAATGACCTCGGCATCGGCGGTGACCTGGGGCATTGCACCCGCGCGTTCCAGTCCCTTGCACGCCGAATGCAAGTTGCCCATGTCGTAGTCGATGACGGCAATCGTCGGCACGATCGTCCTCCTTCTCGGGATTGGTTGTGGTAGTGTCTCCCATCTTCGCACTGCATCTCCGCACTGCCTAGGAGATTTGGAACGGCGATCGCGCTGCCACCCTCCAAAACAGCCCAGCGACAGACCCAGCTGCACGCCCAGTCGGAACGTAGCGTCGGAACAAACCTCATCCCGATGACGGAGTCTAATTCCATCCCCGTAACCATCCCGTCCTGCCAGTTTGCCCTTCACCGAGCCGATTTGGCAGGTGCTGCACGCCACACTTCAATCCGGCTAAACCTTAACTGCCGGAATTTCAAGCCTGTGGGGCAACTGCAGGCGGACGGCCCGCGACCCGATTCACGCAACCCGATTCAAACGTTTGACAGAACGATCGCGTCGAGCGAGCGGCAACGGGGCGATCGCATTCGGCGAGTCGCATGCAGATTTGTGATAATCGAAGGAATTCGTTCGCAAACACGGTCGGAATGTTCACGATTGACTTAACCCTGAAGTATTCGCCCCTGCCGCTGTCGGTTCAGCGTAAAGAACAAGAGGGCGCTGAGGCTCTGTACCAACAGATTACGGCTGCGATGCGCGGCGAGCCGACCTTGCTGGAGCTGACCTGCGAGAAAGACGATGGCAAAAAGATCGCGGTCTTCAGCGACCAGATTAGCGGCGTCATTCTCTCGCAAAAAACTGGAGCGGCTGCAGCCGGACGCGCACCCGGTTTCTTCACCCCCACGGACGATCGCACCTAGAATCGAGCATGAGCGAACCGGCAATTCGCACGCGCGATCTGGGATTTCGGTGGCGACGTTCGACGCCCGTCCTTCAGGGCTGCACGCTTAACGTGCCGCAGGGCGAGTTTTGGATGCTGTTGGGCACGAATGGGAGCGGTAAGTCCACACTTCTGCGCTTACTGGCAGGGATTTTGACGCCCCAAACAGGCGAGCTGGACGTATTGCCGCCGTTGGGCTTTGTCTTCCAGAACCCCGATCACCAGCTCGTGATGCCGACGGTGGGTTCGGATGTGGCCTTCGGACTTGCCGCCGAACGGTTGACCTTCGTGCAAGTGCGCGCGCGGGTCCGAGAAGCCCTGACTGCGGTGGGGTTGCTCGACCTCGAACGGCGGCCGATCTACGCTCTCAGCGGCGGTCAGAAGCAGCGCGTGGCGATCGCGGGCGCGATTGCCCGTCACTGCCAGGTGTTGTTACTAGACGAACCAACGGCACTGCTGGACCCGGACGCGCAACTGGATCTCGTCGCTCAAGTCCGCGAACTCGTGCGATCGCGCGGCTTGACGGCTTTGTGGGTAACCCACCGCCTTGAAGAACTAGATTACTGCGACGGCGCGATCTTGCTCGAACGCGGCTGTGTTGCCGACCGCGGCGACCCCCATCGCTTGCGCCAGCGCCTCGAATGCCAGCAAGCGCCGCTCTAGGGTCGGTCTGAATTGATGCGATCTACTGCACCTTCTGACGTTGAGTTGAAAAGAATTTCTTGACTTTCTCGGACTCAGAAAGGCGAAGGGTGCGTGCTGGTTTGATACCGAATCGGAACCTATGATGTAGCAGCAGGCGATCGGCGGCCTGTGAAGAGTTTTCGCAGCGCGCCGAGCGGACCGCGCTCCTTCCACGGCAGCGCATCTGCACCGGCGTTACCCAGCGCCTGCGTGATGCGATCGAGCACGATCGCCAGGATGACGATGCTGATGCCTCCCACGCCGGCCAGACCGATATCCAAGCGACCGATGCCGCGGTTGACCATTTGCCCGAGACCCCCGACAGCAATCAGCGATGCAATGACGACCATTGAAAGTGCCAGCATCAGCGATTGATTGATGCCTGCCAAGATCGTCGGCATGGCCAGAGGTACCTGTACCTGCCAGAGAGTTTGGCGCGGCGTTGCTCCGAAGGCACGCGAGGCTTCGACAACATCGCTCGGAACGCCGCGGATGCCGATGTTCGTCAGACGAATCAGCGGCGGCACTGCAAAGACGAAGGTGACGATCGTACCCGGCACTTCGCCTGTACCGAAGAGCATTACCACGGGGACCAAGTATACGAACGCGGGGAGCGTCTGCATCGCGTCTAGCACCGGGCGAGCTGCCCGTTCGGCATGCTTGTTGCTAGCCGTCCAAATTCCCAGAGGAATTCCCACAACCGCACACAAAATCACCGCAGTCAGAATCAACGATAGCGTCACCATCGCGTCATCCCATGCTCCGATCGCGCCGACGACGGCCATTGCTACCACGCTGAAGATTGCCGTGTTGCGACCGGCAATTTGCCACGCGATCGTCAGTAGTCCCATCAGAAGGGTGAGGGGGTGGACGGCATCGACGAAGAACCACTGGATGCCGTTCAAGACGATGCGAATGCTGTCGCTTAGAACTTGGAAAAACGGCCGACAATACTGGACGATGATGTCAACAATGACAAACTCGAGCCACCGATCGAGTGGAATTAGCGCGTCATTCCCAAACGGCCATAGCTCGGCAGGAAGGGGAGTTGCACTCAGTGAAGAAAACAGCTCGATGGCGACATCAGACACGATTAAAGAGTCTCCTGGCTTCTACGGGAGAAGGTGTCGGGGCAGCGATCGCAGGACGGCAAGACTTCGGATTTGGCTGGGAGGACCGTATTGCATGCAGAGCTGCGTGGGGGTCTTTTAGATAATCGCCTGAGGTTTGGCAGCTGCAACTGCCGCGATCTCTTCGGCGACCGCGCGCTGGCTGAGGCGACCGATGCTGCCTAAGATGTCGGCTGGATCGACGACCCCTGCCAATTGACCGGATTCGTCAACGATCGCAACGGGGAGGCCGAAGCGACCGAGGTGCGCCACCTCCTCGATCGATGCCGAAGCAGTCGCCTGTGGAAATTCTGCGCGCAGTACCGTGCGGATGTCCTCGCAACCGCCTGCCAAGGCCGCGGCTAGCGCCCGGGCTTCAACGATGCCGGCGGGTCGGCCGGTGCTATCGACGAGGTAGGTCTGTTGGCGATCGCAGTCTTGCAGGTGCTCTAGGGCTTCCCGGACCGAACTCTCGCCGAGGACAATCGGCTGGACGATACGGACGATCGAACCGGTTTTAAGCACCTGCGCGCGATTGACATCGAGCATGAAATCGCGGATGTAATCATTCACCGGATGGGTGACTAGTTCTTCTGGGGTTCCTACCTGCTCGAATGCGCCCGCCTGCATCACAGCTACGCGATCGCCGATTTTGAGCGCCTCGTGAATGTCGTGGGACACGAACACGATCGTTTTGTGTAGCTCGCTTTGCAGGCGGAGTAGCTCCGCTTGCATGTCGCGGCGGATCAGCGGGTCGAGGGCGCCGAAGGCTTCGTCCATAAGCAGTACATCTGCTTCCGTCGCTAGCGCCCTTGCCAGGCCTACGCGTTGCTGCATACCACCGCTCAACTCCGCAGGCAAGCGGTCGGCCCACTGGCTCAAGCCCACGACCTCGAGAGTTTCTAGCGCGCGTCGTCGCCGTTCGCGTGCGGCCATACCGCGCACGGTCAGACCGTACTCGGCATTTTCAGCAACGGTCAAGTGCGGAAAGAGGGCAAACTTCTGGAAGACCATTGCCATCTTCGTGCGGCGGATATCTCGCAGGCGATCGGGCTCGGCATGGGTAATATCCTCGCCATCGAGATAAACGGTGCCGCTGGTCGGTTCGATCAAGCGATTGAGACAGCGCAGCAGCGTCGATTTACCCGACCCCGACAGTCCCATGATGACGAACAGTTCTCCGGGCTGAATTGCAAAAGAAACGCCTGCAACACCGAGAACGTCGCCGGTTTGCTCCAAAATCGACTCGCACGTACCGCCTGCCCGGAACAATTCCAGTGCCGACCGCGGTTTCTTGCCGAAGATTTTGACCAAGCTCTCGACGCGAATCTTCGGCTCGGAACTGCCCATCACTGCGCTCTCAAAATTCTACTAGCTGCAAGCCCCCGACATCGCGAACAACATCAATCCAGCTGCCGCTCTTGCCGCTAAAACCTTCGTTGCACGATTCTATCACCGCATTCCGCAGGCTCCAGACACGGGTTCGCTCCAGGGTGACAGGCAGGTCAACGAAACCCCGGAGCGCATCAAACAGGGCGGTGGTTGGGGGCGCTAGAGCGAGGAGTTATAGAGAAGAGATCGAAAGCATCGTCGCTCAAGGTAATCGAACTCTCCAACGCTCGACGGACCGCGTGCATTAGCGACTTGCTTGGAGAACCAACTCCTTTTGCTCCCGTGCGGCGATCAGAATGTCTCCATCGGCGGCGATGTCTGCAACAGCTATATTGCCGGCACGTAGGGCGTCGGCCAAAATCGCTTCTGCCAGTCGATCCTCCAGCATGTGTGTCAGCGCCCGGCGCAACGGACGCGCCCCATACGCTGGATCGAATCCGACCTCGATAGCACGAGCCTTGAACGCTGCGGTAACCTCAAGGCCGATGTCTTGCTGCTCGTGTAAGCGCGTGCGGATGTCCTCGAGAATAAGGTCGGCAATGCGTGCCAATTCGTCGCGGAGGAGCTGTCGGAAGACAACTACTTCATCGAGGCGGTTGATGAACTCGGGCCGGAAAGTATTCTTCAACTCCTCGTTGACGCGATCGCGGATGCGCTGATAGCGAGCGCTGTCGGCGTCAGTTGCCAACTCGAAGCCCAAACCGCCACCGCCTTTTTCGATCGCCTTCGAGCCG is part of the Rubidibacter lacunae KORDI 51-2 genome and encodes:
- a CDS encoding energy-coupling factor ABC transporter ATP-binding protein, with product MSEPAIRTRDLGFRWRRSTPVLQGCTLNVPQGEFWMLLGTNGSGKSTLLRLLAGILTPQTGELDVLPPLGFVFQNPDHQLVMPTVGSDVAFGLAAERLTFVQVRARVREALTAVGLLDLERRPIYALSGGQKQRVAIAGAIARHCQVLLLDEPTALLDPDAQLDLVAQVRELVRSRGLTALWVTHRLEELDYCDGAILLERGCVADRGDPHRLRQRLECQQAPL
- a CDS encoding ABC transporter permease, whose amino-acid sequence is MSDVAIELFSSLSATPLPAELWPFGNDALIPLDRWLEFVIVDIIVQYCRPFFQVLSDSIRIVLNGIQWFFVDAVHPLTLLMGLLTIAWQIAGRNTAIFSVVAMAVVGAIGAWDDAMVTLSLILTAVILCAVVGIPLGIWTASNKHAERAARPVLDAMQTLPAFVYLVPVVMLFGTGEVPGTIVTFVFAVPPLIRLTNIGIRGVPSDVVEASRAFGATPRQTLWQVQVPLAMPTILAGINQSLMLALSMVVIASLIAVGGLGQMVNRGIGRLDIGLAGVGGISIVILAIVLDRITQALGNAGADALPWKERGPLGALRKLFTGRRSPAATS
- the hisH gene encoding imidazole glycerol phosphate synthase subunit HisH, which translates into the protein MPTIAVIDYDMGNLHSACKGLERAGAMPQVTADAEVILHADAVVLPGVGSFDPAARRLRERDLEQPIKAAIASGKPFLGICLGMQVLCDSSEEGNEPGLGIVTGTVRHFHPEPGIAIPHMGWNALNLVQPQHPLWRDMPLHPQMYFVHSYYVAPQDPQQVDAATVTHGTQTVTAAIAIDNVMAAQFHPEKSSHAGLQLLANFVSLVRSPVTI
- a CDS encoding quaternary amine ABC transporter ATP-binding protein, which translates into the protein MGSSEPKIRVESLVKIFGKKPRSALELFRAGGTCESILEQTGDVLGVAGVSFAIQPGELFVIMGLSGSGKSTLLRCLNRLIEPTSGTVYLDGEDITHAEPDRLRDIRRTKMAMVFQKFALFPHLTVAENAEYGLTVRGMAARERRRRALETLEVVGLSQWADRLPAELSGGMQQRVGLARALATEADVLLMDEAFGALDPLIRRDMQAELLRLQSELHKTIVFVSHDIHEALKIGDRVAVMQAGAFEQVGTPEELVTHPVNDYIRDFMLDVNRAQVLKTGSIVRIVQPIVLGESSVREALEHLQDCDRQQTYLVDSTGRPAGIVEARALAAALAGGCEDIRTVLRAEFPQATASASIEEVAHLGRFGLPVAIVDESGQLAGVVDPADILGSIGRLSQRAVAEEIAAVAAAKPQAII